A stretch of the Candidatus Thermoplasmatota archaeon genome encodes the following:
- a CDS encoding acetyl ornithine aminotransferase family protein yields the protein MRRPLIKTPPPGPAAKAIVARDTAALMTTTKTAPVVAERAEGVWIEDVDGNRFLDFTSGVGVVNTGYANPRVVEAIQRQAAKLIHYAGTDYYYREQVELAERLAKVTPGAFAKKVFFSNSGTESNEAAIKIARYHKRRPQFIAFVGAFHGRSMGSLSLTASKIVHKQRFFPTMPGVTHVPYANPYRNPWGIDGYADGAELVNRVIDHVENLFSTMLPAEEIAALFVEPVQGEGGYVVPPKQFLPALRKLCDAHGILLAADEVQSGFGRTGKMFAQDHFGVASDLLSLAKGIASGVPMGAQVARADLDFDVSGAHSNTFGGNALAAAAALATLDCLEKDGLVENAAKQGKRLREGLDALKAKHDAIGDVRGLGLMLATDFVKDRASREPDAKLRDRVADEAFRRGLVLLPCGKSSLRYIPPLVVSAEEIDAGLEVLREAITAALK from the coding sequence ATGCGCCGTCCGCTCATCAAGACCCCGCCCCCGGGCCCCGCCGCGAAAGCGATCGTGGCGCGCGACACCGCCGCCCTCATGACCACGACGAAGACGGCGCCCGTGGTCGCGGAGCGGGCGGAGGGCGTGTGGATCGAGGACGTGGACGGCAACCGCTTCCTCGACTTCACCTCGGGCGTCGGCGTCGTGAACACGGGCTACGCGAACCCGCGGGTCGTCGAGGCGATCCAGCGCCAGGCGGCGAAGCTCATCCACTACGCGGGCACCGACTACTACTACCGCGAGCAGGTCGAGCTCGCCGAGCGCCTCGCGAAGGTCACCCCCGGCGCGTTCGCGAAGAAGGTCTTCTTCTCGAACTCGGGCACCGAGAGCAACGAGGCCGCGATCAAGATCGCGCGTTACCACAAGCGCCGACCGCAGTTCATCGCGTTCGTGGGCGCTTTCCACGGCCGCTCGATGGGATCGCTCTCGCTCACGGCCTCGAAGATCGTCCACAAGCAGCGATTCTTCCCGACGATGCCGGGCGTCACGCACGTTCCGTACGCGAACCCCTACCGCAACCCGTGGGGCATCGACGGGTACGCCGACGGCGCGGAGCTCGTGAACCGCGTGATCGACCACGTCGAGAACCTCTTCTCCACGATGCTTCCGGCGGAGGAGATCGCCGCGCTCTTCGTCGAACCCGTGCAGGGCGAGGGCGGCTACGTCGTGCCGCCCAAGCAGTTCCTGCCCGCGCTCCGCAAGCTCTGCGACGCGCACGGCATCCTTCTCGCAGCGGACGAGGTCCAATCGGGCTTCGGTCGCACGGGCAAGATGTTCGCGCAGGACCATTTCGGCGTCGCGAGCGACCTCCTCTCGCTCGCGAAGGGCATCGCGAGCGGCGTCCCCATGGGGGCACAGGTCGCCCGGGCGGATCTCGACTTCGACGTCTCCGGCGCGCATTCGAACACGTTCGGCGGCAACGCGCTCGCCGCGGCGGCCGCGCTCGCGACGCTCGACTGCCTCGAAAAGGACGGCCTCGTCGAGAACGCCGCGAAGCAGGGCAAGCGCCTGCGCGAAGGTCTCGACGCGCTCAAGGCGAAGCACGACGCGATCGGCGACGTGCGCGGCCTCGGCCTCATGCTCGCGACCGACTTCGTGAAGGACCGCGCCTCGCGCGAGCCCGACGCGAAGCTCCGCGACCGTGTCGCGGACGAAGCGTTCAGGCGCGGCCTCGTGCTCCTGCCGTGCGGCAAGTCGTCCCTGAGGTACATCCCGCCGCTCGTGGTGTCCGCGGAGGAGATCGACGCTGGGCTCGAGGTTCTCCGAGAGGCGATCACCGCAGCCTTGAAGTGA